Sequence from the Pirellulales bacterium genome:
TCCAATTTCGCGAACCCCCAACGCTCCTCTTTAGCCGCCGGGATCAACTTCCCCCCCAGCCGAACATGCTGGTCATTCAGGTGCAGCCAGCGGAGGGGATCCAGTTGCATATTCAATCCAAGGTTCCCGACGCGGGGATGAAGCTGCGGCAGACGGCGCTGGACTTTCGCTTTCAGCGGGAGTTTCCTCAAAATATGCCAGAAGCGTACCAGCGGCTGCTGCTGGACGCGCTCACAGGGGATGCCAGCCTGTTTGCCCGCGCGGACGAAGTCGAGCAAGCCTGGGCGATTATCGATCCGATCTTGGAGGCTTGGAAAACCAGCGGCCAACCCCCCATGGATACGTATGAAAAGGGCCTTTGGGGACCAGAGCGATCAACCGACTGGATGCGCGCGCAGGGTCGGGAGTGGTTTGATTTATGTCCGGTGTTGGGGTAGGGAAGTGATATTTGTTTTTTGGCGTTAGGGATTTGGTTTCCATGAATCTTAGAATACAAAATGCGATAGAACACGGATACCACTGATGAAACTAAATTTCACAGTTCAGTCTTTTTAAATGATTATCCGTGTTCCATCAGTACTACTAACCTTTCGAATTTTCGTTACGTGAGATGATTATTAGTTGCTCAAGCAATGGTTTGCCAAGGGTGTTTAATTCTTTGCGGGCCAAAGGCGTTTGATTCCTGCGGGCCACAGGCCCGACCTATCCCAGCCGAGGGCAAGCGCAGCGTCGCCCTAGGTAAATGGGAAGAAATGAATGGAAGGGCCAAAGGCCCGATTCAACCAGTTCAACCAACAAAATCAGTTTACAGCCTTGAGTTGCGGGCCAAAGCCCGCAACTGGAATATCTGTGTCTGAAATTATTCCTAGCCACGGATGAGCACGGATTTTCACGGATCAGGAATTTCAAATCCCAGCAGCCAGTTTTCAAAACTCAGATCGCTGATTTCAAATCTCAAATCTGCAATTTGAAATCACAGATTGGAATTTCACATCTATCCGCTGCTATGATCAGTGAAAATCTGTAAAATCAGTATCGTCTACGATCCCTATTGGTATTCATCCCCCTGCGTGAGCTATGCAACTCGCCCGACAGACATTTGTGGTAACCGGTGGGGCGTCGGGGTTGGGCGCGGCGGTTGCAAAGGATTTTTTAGCAGCCGGGGCAAATGTCGCTCTGCTGGATCGACAACCATGCGATCTGGGCGGTTTTTCACCCATTGATCAGGCGCTTTGTCATAGCCTCCTGGCCGATGTCACGCAATTTGATCAAGTTGTCTCGGCGTTTGATCAGGCTTTGGCCAGATTTGGTTCCATTCAAGGCGTGGTCCATTGCGCGGGAGTCATACACGCCGAAAAAATCCTCGGCAAATCCGGTCCGCATGACGCCGCGGCCTTTGCCAAGGTGCTGCAAATCAATCTCATCGGGACGTTTCATGTCTTAACCGTCGCGGCCACCCGCATGACAAGTAGTCCCCCCCAGGTGGATGATGAACGGGGAGTGATTATCTTGACCAGTTCCATCGCCGCCAGTGAGGGACAGATTGGCCAGATTGCCTATGCCGCCAGCAAGGCGGGCGTGGCGGGGTTGACCCTGCCCGCCGCGCGCGAGCTAGCACGCCACGGCATTCGCGTGGTGACCATCGCTCCGGGCGTCTTCGACACCCACATGCTGGCGGGGCTGCGCGACGATGCCCGCGACAGTCTGGCCACGCAGGTGCCCTTTCCCCGTCGTTTGGGTCAACCGGCGGAGTTTGCCGCGTTGGCCCGGCACATTGTGGAAAATGCGTTGCTTAACGGCTGTGTGATTCGCCTGGATGGCGGGTTACGGATGAGCGCGCAGTGATTTCTTT
This genomic interval carries:
- a CDS encoding SDR family NAD(P)-dependent oxidoreductase, giving the protein MQLARQTFVVTGGASGLGAAVAKDFLAAGANVALLDRQPCDLGGFSPIDQALCHSLLADVTQFDQVVSAFDQALARFGSIQGVVHCAGVIHAEKILGKSGPHDAAAFAKVLQINLIGTFHVLTVAATRMTSSPPQVDDERGVIILTSSIAASEGQIGQIAYAASKAGVAGLTLPAARELARHGIRVVTIAPGVFDTHMLAGLRDDARDSLATQVPFPRRLGQPAEFAALARHIVENALLNGCVIRLDGGLRMSAQ